The window aaattaaatttgtaaaaagatatTTCTGACATGAATTTGGTTTACGAAAAAACTATCTACATTTAAGCCAAAATGGGTGCAAaaacgaatttgaataaaatctgaCAAATGACAGACAGCAAAAAAGTTTGCTGAATACATATTTggcaaatatttaaatttgatacaTAATTGTATAGAAggaatttaatcaatttaaatttgaCGTACAAAGAAGTTCAGAGAAAGTTCAACTTAAACATTACCAGAGTTACCagataataataagaaaaaaattttgttagTGAAAGGTGGTTAAATGTGTATTCAATAGTCGTGTTTTGTTGATATTCTGTATTGGTATTTGTAGGTTGCATGGCCGGTTTCTATGGCGTCAACTGTACAAAAACGTGTCGTTATCCAAGCTATGGCACTGATTGTCAACAAAAATGTTACTGTGCTGAATACCAGTGTCATGTCATCATAGGATGCGTAGATATTGGTGGGTAAATTGCATTAACAGGCCTGTTTAATCAAAGCAAAAgaaatttcataaaatgtatGTCGAAATTCCAATGTACGGTTAATAACTCAAATCTCTATAAGAATCCTGGTCGTATACgtttctcaaattaaaataataatgagcACATAAAGTTTATGAATTTCTATGTTCTCTATACTATTGATTACGTTTATCTTTAACAGGTAGTGGTAAAATGACAGTGGAATTTCCAACATCGAATTTCTTACTGGGATGTATCGTATGTCTTCTTTTGGTTCTTGTCATCTTCAAGGTCATAAAATTGATCCCATCCTATAGGGGTTACTATGAAATCAGACAAAAATTAAACCGTCAGTCCACACAAAGAAGGTATGATTCCATAAATGTTGACGTCCGTTCACCTACCGATACTGTTCTACAAAACTCATTAGAAGAACAAGAGAGAAATGATGACTctgtttgaaataatgtaatTACTGTTACAAAAGGGCTATATGGAGGTGAATGACAAACTAATGTACCAACATTAATATTTCGAGAAGCTTTAGTTTCAATTGCTTATAGGAATATgatgttttaatgtttatttaattgCATGATTTAATCGTACATCGTATATTGTATTTTGACTGTCCTGCCATTGGcaataaaaataagattaaattgGGTGATTTGTTTCTCAACATATGATTTGTAAGAATTCTAAAATATGCGACTGATTAtcaaacatttgaattttactttgaacaagATTAAATATAATTGAACATTGATATTATCTTAACGATTCATTAGGTGCATTGCTAATCgattattgttttcattctattcatttttattcattgaaagGACAAAGTTATAGTCCACAAACTAGAAAGAAATTATGTTAAAAGATGTACAAAATCATCAATAATACGTTAATCATTACAAAAAATAACCATTCAAGCTATGAAcacaaatcaaaattgtcatttttcctcactttcattttaaaattatcacaaTCATAGTACATAATTTCTATAATTCGACatcttaaaaaatgttaaaggaGTGCAGATTTAACTAAACGTCATAGATTTACAGTAGACGTAAAAATCTGTATGACGATTAATGACAAGACAAATATACACTACTATATAATacaattctttaaatattagtAAATGTTCTTCACAGATATTAATCTCGATTAAACAAACCCTGTCTATAGCTGCATGACAAGATCATCTTCTCTCAAGTCTGAAGAAAAGTACTCTTCTCAGAAAGACAcaggaaaaagaaacaaacatcACGAACAATCCCGAAGACATCATCCCTATAGTGACATAAATGACATGAATTGAGCCTGCAGAGATTTCCTCAGGATTAGCAGTATCTagataaaaattaatgataaaacgtgttgttttaaagaaaagtgtCAAATTTATCATTCACTCGTTTAAACGTTTTAGTCTAACTTTGACCACACTGTAAATATTCATtaacattgtcattttttctaaaatattttagacTACCTTTGGGATTTATATCAGTTGTAACGCAGCCGATTTTTATATCACATTCTTCTTTTTCACAGTGAGAACAATCTTGTTGGCAATGTGTTCCATAATTTGAATATCTGCACTGCATCGAACAGTTGTTTCCAAAATAACCAATCCGACAGTCTATAAAATTAAGCTTATGTTTAAGACAATATGAGGTACACTGCAAAGATTTATACTTAATCCATTGTagataaattttaattcattaaaaaatctgtaAACAGGAACTTATCATGGGGGGCAGTTTTTTGCGCAGCAACGATTAATCTTAATCAAcatggagtcccccccccccatctatATGGtaccatgtaaaaaattaaattgaaaataaggaaataaacagtgaaatagAAATTAAAGGTGTACGTACCTAGTAAAGTTCAATATTTGAATTACTTGCCATATAAACGAGGTAAACGTAGAACAATCAGTGATAACACAATTTTGGCGTTTCACTTTATTGTAGAAACGAAAAcctaaatcaaattcattttattacttCTTTTTAGGGTTTTACGTTCCTTAACGTCACGCTAAAAACAGATTTATGTGCCCTACCTTTCAAATCTACAGAGCTGAAAATCAGAAAAACTGCCAAGAAATTTTGGTATTTCAGTTTAATGGTCTTTGGTTTGAGGTGTTAAGGTGTTAGTAATCATTTCCCCTTTCCTTTCAATTCTGGTgcttgaaaaaatgaaaatgaaattggatttgtgaaatcattttgttgtttgtggTTGTGTAACTATTACATGACGGAAGTCAAAACAggcattgtatttatttatgttttccgtgtgtttgttttctattattGCAATAGGAAGCAATTCTTGGTATTCATAGTCtactaaatttaaaaatacttaattttttgttgttgctaaCGCTATAAACCAGCAAATTGCTATTATGTGATTATCAAATATaaccaattttca is drawn from Crassostrea angulata isolate pt1a10 chromosome 5, ASM2561291v2, whole genome shotgun sequence and contains these coding sequences:
- the LOC128182714 gene encoding scavenger receptor class F member 1-like — translated: MAKERTISVFLFVIKVFLIMFHCNIFADGKCVGSTFQPCCTDYIWNEEMGKCVRCMAGFYGVNCTKTCRYPSYGTDCQQKCYCAEYQCHVIIGCVDIGSGKMTVEFPTSNFLLGCIVCLLLVLVIFKVIKLIPSYRGYYEIRQKLNRQSTQRRYDSINVDVRSPTDTVLQNSLEEQERNDDSV